One Ricinus communis isolate WT05 ecotype wild-type chromosome 1, ASM1957865v1, whole genome shotgun sequence DNA window includes the following coding sequences:
- the LOC8287859 gene encoding probable amino acid permease 7 isoform X5: MAVQQQVIDGSYDDDGKPLRTGTLWSCVAHIITAVIGSGVLSLAWSTAQLGWIAGPISLLCFAIVTYVSAFLLSDCYRSPDPVTGTRNYSYMDAVRVNLGKTQTWFCGLLQYFSMFGTGIAYVITTATSMKAIQKSNCYHREGHRAPCSYEDTYFMLLFGFVQIVVSQIPNFHNMEWLSVIAAIMSFTYSFIGFGLGFAKVIENGRIKGSITGVPAANLADKLWLAFEALGDIAFAYPYSLILLEIQDTLKSSPPENKTMKKGSMIAIFVTTFFYLCCGCFGYAAFGNNTPGNLLTGFGFYEPYWLIDFANACIVLHLVGGYQIYSQPVFAFVEGWFGNKYPRSRFVNKFYTMKLPFSPPLQESWGH, from the exons ATGGCAGTCCAGCAGCAAGTTATTGATGGTTCATATGATGATGATGGGAAGCCATTAAGAACTG GAACTTTATGGAGTTGCGTAGCTCACATAATAACCGCTGTGATTGGTTCCGGAGTTCTTTCCTTGGCTTGGAGTACAGCACAACTTGGATGGATAGCAGGACCAATCTCCTTGCTTTGCTTTGCTATTGTCACCTATGTTTCTGCATTTCTCCTGTCTGATTGTTACAGGTCTCCTGACCCTGTAACCGGAACACGAAACTACTCTTACATGGATGCTGTTAGAGTAAATCTTG GCAAGACGCAGACATGGTTTTGTGGTTTGCTTCAATACTTTAGCATGTTTGGCACTGGTATTGCTTATGTGATTACTACTGCAACCAGCATGAA AGCAATTCAAAAGTCAAATTGTTACCATAGAGAAGGGCATAGAGCTCCATGTTCATATGAGGATACTTACTTTATGCTTCTATTTGGATTTGTTCAGATAGTTGTGTCACAGATACCAAATTTTCATAACATGGAATGGCTCTCAGTAATTGCAGCAATCATGTCATTCACTTACTCTTTTATTGGGTTTGGACTTGGTTTTGCAAAAGTAATAG AGAATGGGaggatcaaagggagcataaCAGGAGTTCCAGCTGCTAATCTTGCTGATAAATTATGGTTGGCCTTTGAAGCACTAGGAGATATTGCTTTTGCGTATCCATATTCACTTATTCTTCTTGAGATTCAG GATACATTGAAATCATCCCCGCCTGAGAACAAAACCATGAAGAAGGGATCAATGATTGCAATCTTTGTCACAACTTTCTTTTATCTCTGCTGTGGATGCTTTGGATATGCAGCTTTTGGCAACAATACGCCTGGAAATCTCTTGACAGGATTCGGATTTTATGAACCTTATTGGCTCATTGACTTTGCAAATGCTTgcattgttcttcatttgGTTGGAGGATATCAG ATATATAGCCAGCCAGTTTTTGCATTTGTGGAAGGTTGGTTTGGTAACAAATATCCAAGAAGCAGGTTTGTGAACAAATTTTACACCATGAAACTCCCATTTTCTCCTCCTCTTCAG GAGTCCTGGGGGCATTGA
- the LOC8287861 gene encoding vacuolar cation/proton exchanger 5 isoform X1, with protein sequence MDYKLHAVGIQSQLEMGSITENGSVHEFEDESLFSPELGTQKMQPNHIAEYGSVSGGFPPGGSKRWRNGVYRSIKTVVFSNKLNLLMPFGPLAILVHISSGHNGWVFFLSLLGITPLAERLGYATEQLAFYTGATVGGLLNATFGNATELIIAIYALRSRMIRVVQLSLLGSILSNMLLVLGCAFFCGGLVFYRKEQVFNKATAVVNSGLLLMAVMGLLFPAVLHYTHTEVHYGKSELALSRFSSCVMLVVYAAYLFFQLRGQTDLYVPLSEEVSQNGEGADDGDEETPEISKWESLIWLGIMTAWISILSEYLVDAIEGTSQAWNIPISFIGVILLPIVGNAAEHASAIMFAMKDKLDISLGVAIGSSTQISMFAIPFCVVVGWIMGQPMDLNFQLFETATLFITVIVVAFFLQEGTSNYFKGLMLILCYVIVAASFFVHEDPIQTDGNDPKP encoded by the exons ATGGACTACAAGTTACATGCGGTAGGAATTCAATCCCAACTTGAA ATGGGATCAATAACTGAGAACGGATCTGTGCATGAGTTTGAGGATGAGAGTCTTTTCTCCCCTGAGTTGGGAACCCAGAAGATGCAACCTAATCATATAGCTGAATATGGATCTGTATCTGGTGGTTTTCCACCTGGTGGTAGTAAGAGGTGGAGGAATGGTGTATATAGGAGTATAAAAACTGTAGTTTTTTCAAATAAACTAAACTTGCTTATGCCCTTTGGGCCTCTTGCAATCCTTGTACACATATCGTCCGGGCATAAT GGATGGGTCTTCTTTCTTAGTTTATTGGGTATAACACCTTTGGCTGAGCGTTTAGGTTATGCTACAGA GCAATTGGCTTTTTACACGGGGGCTACAG TTGGTGGTCTTCTTAATGCTACATTTGGAAATGCAACAGAACTGATTATTGCAATTTATGCACTAAGAAGTCGGATGATACGTGTTGTTCAGTTGTCTTTACTAGGCTCTATTTTGTCAAACATGTTGCTGGTTCTTGGTTGTGCATTCTTCTGTGGCGGACTTGTGTTTTATCGGAAGGAACAGGTCTTTAACAAG GCAACTGCTGTTGTGAATTCGGGATTGCTGTTGATGGCTGTCATGGGGCTGCTTTTTCCTGCAGTCTTGCACTATACTCACACAGAGGTGCATTATGGAAAGTCAGAATTGGCTCTTTCAAGATTTAGCAGTTGTGTTATGCTTGTGGTATATGCTGCTTATCTTTTCTTCCAGCTAAGGGGTCAAACAGATTTATATGTTCCCCTTTCAGAG GAAGTGAGTCAGAATGGGGAGGGTGCAGATGACGGTGATGAAGAAACACCGGAGATCTCTAAATGGGAATCACTCATTTGGCTTGGAATAATGACAGCTTGGATCTCTATTCTATCAGAATATTTAGTTGATGCCATAGAG GGAACATCTCAAGCATGGAACATACCAATTTCGTTTATTGGTGTTATCCTGCTTCCAATTGTGGGGAATGCTGCAGAGCATGCAAGTGCTATCATGTTTGCAATGAAAGACAAGCTT GATATATCATTGGGGGTGGCAATAGGTTCATCAACACAGATATCTATGTTTGCA ATTCCTTTCTGTGTTGTTGTTGGGTGGATAATGGGGCAGCCTATGGACTTGAACTTTCAACTTTTTGAAACAGCAACTCTTTTCATAACAGTCATAGTTGTAGCCTTCTTTCTTCAG GAAGGAACCTCTAATTACTTCAAAGGACTAATGCTCATTCTTTGTTATGTAATTGTTGCTGCAAGTTTCTTCGTGCATGAAGATCCTATCCAAACAG ACGGCAATGATCCGAAACCATAG
- the LOC8287861 gene encoding vacuolar cation/proton exchanger 5 isoform X2: MDYKLHAVGIQSQLEMGSITENGSVHEFEDESLFSPELGTQKMQPNHIAEYGSVSGGFPPGGSKRWRNGVYRSIKTVVFSNKLNLLMPFGPLAILVHISSGHNGWVFFLSLLGITPLAERLGYATEQLAFYTGATVGGLLNATFGNATELIIAIYALRSRMIRVVQLSLLGSILSNMLLVLGCAFFCGGLVFYRKEQATAVVNSGLLLMAVMGLLFPAVLHYTHTEVHYGKSELALSRFSSCVMLVVYAAYLFFQLRGQTDLYVPLSEEVSQNGEGADDGDEETPEISKWESLIWLGIMTAWISILSEYLVDAIEGTSQAWNIPISFIGVILLPIVGNAAEHASAIMFAMKDKLDISLGVAIGSSTQISMFAIPFCVVVGWIMGQPMDLNFQLFETATLFITVIVVAFFLQEGTSNYFKGLMLILCYVIVAASFFVHEDPIQTDGNDPKP; this comes from the exons ATGGACTACAAGTTACATGCGGTAGGAATTCAATCCCAACTTGAA ATGGGATCAATAACTGAGAACGGATCTGTGCATGAGTTTGAGGATGAGAGTCTTTTCTCCCCTGAGTTGGGAACCCAGAAGATGCAACCTAATCATATAGCTGAATATGGATCTGTATCTGGTGGTTTTCCACCTGGTGGTAGTAAGAGGTGGAGGAATGGTGTATATAGGAGTATAAAAACTGTAGTTTTTTCAAATAAACTAAACTTGCTTATGCCCTTTGGGCCTCTTGCAATCCTTGTACACATATCGTCCGGGCATAAT GGATGGGTCTTCTTTCTTAGTTTATTGGGTATAACACCTTTGGCTGAGCGTTTAGGTTATGCTACAGA GCAATTGGCTTTTTACACGGGGGCTACAG TTGGTGGTCTTCTTAATGCTACATTTGGAAATGCAACAGAACTGATTATTGCAATTTATGCACTAAGAAGTCGGATGATACGTGTTGTTCAGTTGTCTTTACTAGGCTCTATTTTGTCAAACATGTTGCTGGTTCTTGGTTGTGCATTCTTCTGTGGCGGACTTGTGTTTTATCGGAAGGAACAG GCAACTGCTGTTGTGAATTCGGGATTGCTGTTGATGGCTGTCATGGGGCTGCTTTTTCCTGCAGTCTTGCACTATACTCACACAGAGGTGCATTATGGAAAGTCAGAATTGGCTCTTTCAAGATTTAGCAGTTGTGTTATGCTTGTGGTATATGCTGCTTATCTTTTCTTCCAGCTAAGGGGTCAAACAGATTTATATGTTCCCCTTTCAGAG GAAGTGAGTCAGAATGGGGAGGGTGCAGATGACGGTGATGAAGAAACACCGGAGATCTCTAAATGGGAATCACTCATTTGGCTTGGAATAATGACAGCTTGGATCTCTATTCTATCAGAATATTTAGTTGATGCCATAGAG GGAACATCTCAAGCATGGAACATACCAATTTCGTTTATTGGTGTTATCCTGCTTCCAATTGTGGGGAATGCTGCAGAGCATGCAAGTGCTATCATGTTTGCAATGAAAGACAAGCTT GATATATCATTGGGGGTGGCAATAGGTTCATCAACACAGATATCTATGTTTGCA ATTCCTTTCTGTGTTGTTGTTGGGTGGATAATGGGGCAGCCTATGGACTTGAACTTTCAACTTTTTGAAACAGCAACTCTTTTCATAACAGTCATAGTTGTAGCCTTCTTTCTTCAG GAAGGAACCTCTAATTACTTCAAAGGACTAATGCTCATTCTTTGTTATGTAATTGTTGCTGCAAGTTTCTTCGTGCATGAAGATCCTATCCAAACAG ACGGCAATGATCCGAAACCATAG
- the LOC8287859 gene encoding probable amino acid permease 7 isoform X4 encodes MAVQQQVIDGSYDDDGKPLRTGTLWSCVAHIITAVIGSGVLSLAWSTAQLGWIAGPISLLCFAIVTYVSAFLLSDCYRSPDPVTGTRNYSYMDAVRVNLGKTQTWFCGLLQYFSMFGTGIAYVITTATSMKAIQKSNCYHREGHRAPCSYEDTYFMLLFGFVQIVVSQIPNFHNMEWLSVIAAIMSFTYSFIGFGLGFAKVIENGRIKGSITGVPAANLADKLWLAFEALGDIAFAYPYSLILLEIQDTLKSSPPENKTMKKGSMIAIFVTTFFYLCCGCFGYAAFGNNTPGNLLTGFGFYEPYWLIDFANACIVLHLVGGYQIYSQPVFAFVEGWFGNKYPRSREWKKRTQRGRKTTTLTSGFWVGLEKY; translated from the exons ATGGCAGTCCAGCAGCAAGTTATTGATGGTTCATATGATGATGATGGGAAGCCATTAAGAACTG GAACTTTATGGAGTTGCGTAGCTCACATAATAACCGCTGTGATTGGTTCCGGAGTTCTTTCCTTGGCTTGGAGTACAGCACAACTTGGATGGATAGCAGGACCAATCTCCTTGCTTTGCTTTGCTATTGTCACCTATGTTTCTGCATTTCTCCTGTCTGATTGTTACAGGTCTCCTGACCCTGTAACCGGAACACGAAACTACTCTTACATGGATGCTGTTAGAGTAAATCTTG GCAAGACGCAGACATGGTTTTGTGGTTTGCTTCAATACTTTAGCATGTTTGGCACTGGTATTGCTTATGTGATTACTACTGCAACCAGCATGAA AGCAATTCAAAAGTCAAATTGTTACCATAGAGAAGGGCATAGAGCTCCATGTTCATATGAGGATACTTACTTTATGCTTCTATTTGGATTTGTTCAGATAGTTGTGTCACAGATACCAAATTTTCATAACATGGAATGGCTCTCAGTAATTGCAGCAATCATGTCATTCACTTACTCTTTTATTGGGTTTGGACTTGGTTTTGCAAAAGTAATAG AGAATGGGaggatcaaagggagcataaCAGGAGTTCCAGCTGCTAATCTTGCTGATAAATTATGGTTGGCCTTTGAAGCACTAGGAGATATTGCTTTTGCGTATCCATATTCACTTATTCTTCTTGAGATTCAG GATACATTGAAATCATCCCCGCCTGAGAACAAAACCATGAAGAAGGGATCAATGATTGCAATCTTTGTCACAACTTTCTTTTATCTCTGCTGTGGATGCTTTGGATATGCAGCTTTTGGCAACAATACGCCTGGAAATCTCTTGACAGGATTCGGATTTTATGAACCTTATTGGCTCATTGACTTTGCAAATGCTTgcattgttcttcatttgGTTGGAGGATATCAG ATATATAGCCAGCCAGTTTTTGCATTTGTGGAAGGTTGGTTTGGTAACAAATATCCAAGAAGCAG AGAATGGAAAAAACGCACACAAAGGGGCAGAAAAACGACGACGTTGACTTCTGGCTTTTGGGTGGGATTGGAAAAGTATTAG
- the LOC8287861 gene encoding vacuolar cation/proton exchanger 5 isoform X3 — MDYKLHAMGSITENGSVHEFEDESLFSPELGTQKMQPNHIAEYGSVSGGFPPGGSKRWRNGVYRSIKTVVFSNKLNLLMPFGPLAILVHISSGHNGWVFFLSLLGITPLAERLGYATEQLAFYTGATVGGLLNATFGNATELIIAIYALRSRMIRVVQLSLLGSILSNMLLVLGCAFFCGGLVFYRKEQVFNKATAVVNSGLLLMAVMGLLFPAVLHYTHTEVHYGKSELALSRFSSCVMLVVYAAYLFFQLRGQTDLYVPLSEEVSQNGEGADDGDEETPEISKWESLIWLGIMTAWISILSEYLVDAIEGTSQAWNIPISFIGVILLPIVGNAAEHASAIMFAMKDKLDISLGVAIGSSTQISMFAIPFCVVVGWIMGQPMDLNFQLFETATLFITVIVVAFFLQEGTSNYFKGLMLILCYVIVAASFFVHEDPIQTDGNDPKP; from the exons ATGGACTACAAGTTACATGCG ATGGGATCAATAACTGAGAACGGATCTGTGCATGAGTTTGAGGATGAGAGTCTTTTCTCCCCTGAGTTGGGAACCCAGAAGATGCAACCTAATCATATAGCTGAATATGGATCTGTATCTGGTGGTTTTCCACCTGGTGGTAGTAAGAGGTGGAGGAATGGTGTATATAGGAGTATAAAAACTGTAGTTTTTTCAAATAAACTAAACTTGCTTATGCCCTTTGGGCCTCTTGCAATCCTTGTACACATATCGTCCGGGCATAAT GGATGGGTCTTCTTTCTTAGTTTATTGGGTATAACACCTTTGGCTGAGCGTTTAGGTTATGCTACAGA GCAATTGGCTTTTTACACGGGGGCTACAG TTGGTGGTCTTCTTAATGCTACATTTGGAAATGCAACAGAACTGATTATTGCAATTTATGCACTAAGAAGTCGGATGATACGTGTTGTTCAGTTGTCTTTACTAGGCTCTATTTTGTCAAACATGTTGCTGGTTCTTGGTTGTGCATTCTTCTGTGGCGGACTTGTGTTTTATCGGAAGGAACAGGTCTTTAACAAG GCAACTGCTGTTGTGAATTCGGGATTGCTGTTGATGGCTGTCATGGGGCTGCTTTTTCCTGCAGTCTTGCACTATACTCACACAGAGGTGCATTATGGAAAGTCAGAATTGGCTCTTTCAAGATTTAGCAGTTGTGTTATGCTTGTGGTATATGCTGCTTATCTTTTCTTCCAGCTAAGGGGTCAAACAGATTTATATGTTCCCCTTTCAGAG GAAGTGAGTCAGAATGGGGAGGGTGCAGATGACGGTGATGAAGAAACACCGGAGATCTCTAAATGGGAATCACTCATTTGGCTTGGAATAATGACAGCTTGGATCTCTATTCTATCAGAATATTTAGTTGATGCCATAGAG GGAACATCTCAAGCATGGAACATACCAATTTCGTTTATTGGTGTTATCCTGCTTCCAATTGTGGGGAATGCTGCAGAGCATGCAAGTGCTATCATGTTTGCAATGAAAGACAAGCTT GATATATCATTGGGGGTGGCAATAGGTTCATCAACACAGATATCTATGTTTGCA ATTCCTTTCTGTGTTGTTGTTGGGTGGATAATGGGGCAGCCTATGGACTTGAACTTTCAACTTTTTGAAACAGCAACTCTTTTCATAACAGTCATAGTTGTAGCCTTCTTTCTTCAG GAAGGAACCTCTAATTACTTCAAAGGACTAATGCTCATTCTTTGTTATGTAATTGTTGCTGCAAGTTTCTTCGTGCATGAAGATCCTATCCAAACAG ACGGCAATGATCCGAAACCATAG
- the LOC8287859 gene encoding probable amino acid permease 7 isoform X2, producing MAVQQQVIDGSYDDDGKPLRTGTLWSCVAHIITAVIGSGVLSLAWSTAQLGWIAGPISLLCFAIVTYVSAFLLSDCYRSPDPVTGTRNYSYMDAVRVNLGKTQTWFCGLLQYFSMFGTGIAYVITTATSMKAIQKSNCYHREGHRAPCSYEDTYFMLLFGFVQIVVSQIPNFHNMEWLSVIAAIMSFTYSFIGFGLGFAKVIENGRIKGSITGVPAANLADKLWLAFEALGDIAFAYPYSLILLEIQDTLKSSPPENKTMKKGSMIAIFVTTFFYLCCGCFGYAAFGNNTPGNLLTGFGFYEPYWLIDFANACIVLHLVGGYQIYSQPVFAFVEGWFGNKYPRSSNYCYCNDFPLLQPNFRSPGGIELLAFGNIFSCGNVLCAEENWALDKKMDCS from the exons ATGGCAGTCCAGCAGCAAGTTATTGATGGTTCATATGATGATGATGGGAAGCCATTAAGAACTG GAACTTTATGGAGTTGCGTAGCTCACATAATAACCGCTGTGATTGGTTCCGGAGTTCTTTCCTTGGCTTGGAGTACAGCACAACTTGGATGGATAGCAGGACCAATCTCCTTGCTTTGCTTTGCTATTGTCACCTATGTTTCTGCATTTCTCCTGTCTGATTGTTACAGGTCTCCTGACCCTGTAACCGGAACACGAAACTACTCTTACATGGATGCTGTTAGAGTAAATCTTG GCAAGACGCAGACATGGTTTTGTGGTTTGCTTCAATACTTTAGCATGTTTGGCACTGGTATTGCTTATGTGATTACTACTGCAACCAGCATGAA AGCAATTCAAAAGTCAAATTGTTACCATAGAGAAGGGCATAGAGCTCCATGTTCATATGAGGATACTTACTTTATGCTTCTATTTGGATTTGTTCAGATAGTTGTGTCACAGATACCAAATTTTCATAACATGGAATGGCTCTCAGTAATTGCAGCAATCATGTCATTCACTTACTCTTTTATTGGGTTTGGACTTGGTTTTGCAAAAGTAATAG AGAATGGGaggatcaaagggagcataaCAGGAGTTCCAGCTGCTAATCTTGCTGATAAATTATGGTTGGCCTTTGAAGCACTAGGAGATATTGCTTTTGCGTATCCATATTCACTTATTCTTCTTGAGATTCAG GATACATTGAAATCATCCCCGCCTGAGAACAAAACCATGAAGAAGGGATCAATGATTGCAATCTTTGTCACAACTTTCTTTTATCTCTGCTGTGGATGCTTTGGATATGCAGCTTTTGGCAACAATACGCCTGGAAATCTCTTGACAGGATTCGGATTTTATGAACCTTATTGGCTCATTGACTTTGCAAATGCTTgcattgttcttcatttgGTTGGAGGATATCAG ATATATAGCCAGCCAGTTTTTGCATTTGTGGAAGGTTGGTTTGGTAACAAATATCCAAGAAGCAG CAACTACTGCTATTGCAATGACTTTCCCTTACTTCAACCAAATTTTAGGAGTCCTGGGGGCATTGAACTTTTGGCCTTTGGCAATATATTTTCCTGTGGAAATGTACTTTGTGCAGAAGAAAATTGGGCCTTGGACAAGAAAATGGATTGTTCTTAG
- the LOC8287859 gene encoding probable amino acid permease 7 isoform X3, with protein sequence MAVQQQVIDGSYDDDGKPLRTGTLWSCVAHIITAVIGSGVLSLAWSTAQLGWIAGPISLLCFAIVTYVSAFLLSDCYRSPDPVTGTRNYSYMDAVRVNLGKTQTWFCGLLQYFSMFGTGIAYVITTATSMKAIQKSNCYHREGHRAPCSYEDTYFMLLFGFVQIVVSQIPNFHNMEWLSVIAAIMSFTYSFIGFGLGFAKVIENGRIKGSITGVPAANLADKLWLAFEALGDIAFAYPYSLILLEIQDTLKSSPPENKTMKKGSMIAIFVTTFFYLCCGCFGYAAFGNNTPGNLLTGFGFYEPYWLIDFANACIVLHLVGGYQIYSQPVFAFVEGWFGNKYPRSRSPGGIELLAFGNIFSCGNVLCAEENWALDKKMDCS encoded by the exons ATGGCAGTCCAGCAGCAAGTTATTGATGGTTCATATGATGATGATGGGAAGCCATTAAGAACTG GAACTTTATGGAGTTGCGTAGCTCACATAATAACCGCTGTGATTGGTTCCGGAGTTCTTTCCTTGGCTTGGAGTACAGCACAACTTGGATGGATAGCAGGACCAATCTCCTTGCTTTGCTTTGCTATTGTCACCTATGTTTCTGCATTTCTCCTGTCTGATTGTTACAGGTCTCCTGACCCTGTAACCGGAACACGAAACTACTCTTACATGGATGCTGTTAGAGTAAATCTTG GCAAGACGCAGACATGGTTTTGTGGTTTGCTTCAATACTTTAGCATGTTTGGCACTGGTATTGCTTATGTGATTACTACTGCAACCAGCATGAA AGCAATTCAAAAGTCAAATTGTTACCATAGAGAAGGGCATAGAGCTCCATGTTCATATGAGGATACTTACTTTATGCTTCTATTTGGATTTGTTCAGATAGTTGTGTCACAGATACCAAATTTTCATAACATGGAATGGCTCTCAGTAATTGCAGCAATCATGTCATTCACTTACTCTTTTATTGGGTTTGGACTTGGTTTTGCAAAAGTAATAG AGAATGGGaggatcaaagggagcataaCAGGAGTTCCAGCTGCTAATCTTGCTGATAAATTATGGTTGGCCTTTGAAGCACTAGGAGATATTGCTTTTGCGTATCCATATTCACTTATTCTTCTTGAGATTCAG GATACATTGAAATCATCCCCGCCTGAGAACAAAACCATGAAGAAGGGATCAATGATTGCAATCTTTGTCACAACTTTCTTTTATCTCTGCTGTGGATGCTTTGGATATGCAGCTTTTGGCAACAATACGCCTGGAAATCTCTTGACAGGATTCGGATTTTATGAACCTTATTGGCTCATTGACTTTGCAAATGCTTgcattgttcttcatttgGTTGGAGGATATCAG ATATATAGCCAGCCAGTTTTTGCATTTGTGGAAGGTTGGTTTGGTAACAAATATCCAAGAAGCAG GAGTCCTGGGGGCATTGAACTTTTGGCCTTTGGCAATATATTTTCCTGTGGAAATGTACTTTGTGCAGAAGAAAATTGGGCCTTGGACAAGAAAATGGATTGTTCTTAG
- the LOC8287859 gene encoding probable amino acid permease 7 isoform X1 yields the protein MAVQQQVIDGSYDDDGKPLRTGTLWSCVAHIITAVIGSGVLSLAWSTAQLGWIAGPISLLCFAIVTYVSAFLLSDCYRSPDPVTGTRNYSYMDAVRVNLGKTQTWFCGLLQYFSMFGTGIAYVITTATSMKAIQKSNCYHREGHRAPCSYEDTYFMLLFGFVQIVVSQIPNFHNMEWLSVIAAIMSFTYSFIGFGLGFAKVIENGRIKGSITGVPAANLADKLWLAFEALGDIAFAYPYSLILLEIQDTLKSSPPENKTMKKGSMIAIFVTTFFYLCCGCFGYAAFGNNTPGNLLTGFGFYEPYWLIDFANACIVLHLVGGYQIYSQPVFAFVEGWFGNKYPRSRFVNKFYTMKLPFSPPLQVNILRLCSRTAYVAATTAIAMTFPYFNQILGVLGALNFWPLAIYFPVEMYFVQKKIGPWTRKWIVLRTFSFVCLLVSIVGLIGSIEGLISAKFG from the exons ATGGCAGTCCAGCAGCAAGTTATTGATGGTTCATATGATGATGATGGGAAGCCATTAAGAACTG GAACTTTATGGAGTTGCGTAGCTCACATAATAACCGCTGTGATTGGTTCCGGAGTTCTTTCCTTGGCTTGGAGTACAGCACAACTTGGATGGATAGCAGGACCAATCTCCTTGCTTTGCTTTGCTATTGTCACCTATGTTTCTGCATTTCTCCTGTCTGATTGTTACAGGTCTCCTGACCCTGTAACCGGAACACGAAACTACTCTTACATGGATGCTGTTAGAGTAAATCTTG GCAAGACGCAGACATGGTTTTGTGGTTTGCTTCAATACTTTAGCATGTTTGGCACTGGTATTGCTTATGTGATTACTACTGCAACCAGCATGAA AGCAATTCAAAAGTCAAATTGTTACCATAGAGAAGGGCATAGAGCTCCATGTTCATATGAGGATACTTACTTTATGCTTCTATTTGGATTTGTTCAGATAGTTGTGTCACAGATACCAAATTTTCATAACATGGAATGGCTCTCAGTAATTGCAGCAATCATGTCATTCACTTACTCTTTTATTGGGTTTGGACTTGGTTTTGCAAAAGTAATAG AGAATGGGaggatcaaagggagcataaCAGGAGTTCCAGCTGCTAATCTTGCTGATAAATTATGGTTGGCCTTTGAAGCACTAGGAGATATTGCTTTTGCGTATCCATATTCACTTATTCTTCTTGAGATTCAG GATACATTGAAATCATCCCCGCCTGAGAACAAAACCATGAAGAAGGGATCAATGATTGCAATCTTTGTCACAACTTTCTTTTATCTCTGCTGTGGATGCTTTGGATATGCAGCTTTTGGCAACAATACGCCTGGAAATCTCTTGACAGGATTCGGATTTTATGAACCTTATTGGCTCATTGACTTTGCAAATGCTTgcattgttcttcatttgGTTGGAGGATATCAG ATATATAGCCAGCCAGTTTTTGCATTTGTGGAAGGTTGGTTTGGTAACAAATATCCAAGAAGCAGGTTTGTGAACAAATTTTACACCATGAAACTCCCATTTTCTCCTCCTCTTCAGGTGAATATTCTGAGGCTATGTTCTAGAACTGCTTATGTTGCAGCAACTACTGCTATTGCAATGACTTTCCCTTACTTCAACCAAATTTTAGGAGTCCTGGGGGCATTGAACTTTTGGCCTTTGGCAATATATTTTCCTGTGGAAATGTACTTTGTGCAGAAGAAAATTGGGCCTTGGACAAGAAAATGGATTGTTCTTAGGACCTTTAGCTTTGTTTGTCTGCTTGTGTCAATTGTGGGTCTAATTGGGTCAATTGAAGGGCTTATAAGTGCCAAGTTTGGCTGA